ACACCTGCCAAAGGTTCCGACGTGGTCGGACGGCGGGCCGCCGCCGTCGCGATTTCTGCCCCGCTGACTGCCTTGAACAGCGATGACTTCCCGCTGCCGGTCGCACCGAAGAAGCCCACCACCGTGTGCTCGGCCGAGAGTGAACGCCGCGAGCCGGCACGGTCGAGGAGCCGGCGCACTTCATCCAGGGACTCATCCGGCAGGACCCCGTCCCCCAATTCCCGTGCGTCCTTGAGGGCCGCGAGCCTGCGGTCCAGCTCCGAGGCTTCGCGGGCGGCGCCGTGGCGGCTCATGGACGTTCCGCCAGCCGGGCGAGGGCGGCCGCATGGTCCGCCAGAGCATGCGCAGCATCCGCACCGCCTGCAGGGAGCCGCTCGAGGAACTTCCGCTGCTCCGCCTGCAGCAACCGCTGGCAGCGGGCGTGGAGGTCGTTCCTCGCCGTCTGGGCGAGCCTGCGGACGGCGTCCTCGCCGAAGACGGCTTCAAGCAGCCGCTGTCCCACCACGGCGGTGCCGCCTGCCACGCCGATTTCCAGCCCGGTGAGGCCGGCCGTCATGGAAAACACCACGATCATCAGCGCGGCGCCGAGCCCGTTCACCCCGAACGAGAGCCACCGGGCCTGAGTGCGCTTCTCCTGTCCCTCCGTACGGATCAGTTCCATCAGCCCGGACTGCCAGGCCCTGATCTCGGCAGCGGTCCCGTCGGCGAACCCGGGGCTGGTGCCGGACAGGTCGTCGGTACCGAGCAGCGCCCGGCCGGCGGGGTCCGAGCGCCAGCGCTGGTCCGTGTCTTCGCCGGCGTTGGCCGCTTCATCCAGGATGACGGCCTGCAGTCCTGTCTCGATGGCCACCTCCACCCGCACGGCCGGCGGTGGCTCGCCCCGGAAGAATGCGCCCAACCGGTCCCGCAGCCGGCCAACGTTCTGTTCCAGGGTCCGGAAGAACTCGCCCGTCCCAACAAAGTCCTGCCAGCGCGCCAGAACCTCGCCGCGAAGCAGCGCACCGTCCTTCGTGGCATTCAGGATCCTGTCCACAGCGTCGCGGTACGCGGCCTCCGCATCGGCCCGGAGCGACGCCGCGGCACGCTCCTGGCCCTGCACGGCCTCGGCCACACCAGCGACCCGCCCGGCCAGGGCCTTCACCGTGCCGTTGAGAGTCCGGCGGGCAATCTCCGAACGTCCCGCAGCATCGGCCGCGAGGTCCCGCAGCCAGAGCTGCAGCGGCTGTACGGACTGCGCCGGCAGCATGCCCAGCCCGTTCAGGTCCGTCTCCGGCACCACGAACAGCCTGGCGGCCCCGAGCCCTTCCTTCTGCAGCAGACCGCGGAGATCGGCGCTGACTTCGGCCTCGGCCCCGGCCGGCACCCGGTCCAGCACCACGGCAACCATGATGTCCCTCGAGGACGCGTCCAGCAGCAGCTTCCAGGGGACTGCGTCCGCGTAGCGGTTGGCTGTGGTGACAAAGACCCACAGGTCCGCGGCGGCCAGCAGCTGGCCGGCCAGCCGGCGGTTGTCATCGGAGATGGAATCGACGTCGGGAGCATCGAGCAGCGCGATCCCCTGCGGCACCGCCGGGTCGGCCACGAGCACCAGGGAGGAGATGGCCTCCGCGTCAGGTGTTGCGCCAGCCCGGCTGGCCGGGAGGGGTTCGGGCGATACGGTGCCCCGGATCCGGCTGAGGGTGGGCAGGACGCGTTGGCCTTCGAACCAGCCCGCATCTGCGGGATGGTGCAACAGGATGGGCTGGCGCGTGGTGGGCCTGATGGCACCGGAACGGGTGACGGGGTGTCCCACCAGGGCGTTCACCAGTGTTGACTTGCCGGCGCCGGTAGAACCTCCGACGACGGCGAGCAGCGGGGCGTCCAGGCTGCGGTACCGCGGGAGGATGTAGTCATCGAGCTGGGCAACGGCGTTCCGGACCTCTGTGCGGGCCTGCCCCGCCTCCGGCAGCGCCAGGGGCAGCGACACGGCCGCCAGGTCCTCCCGCACGGCTTCGAGCAGTTCCACGGCGGCGACCGCGGCCTGGCCCGCCGGGCGGCCTGGCTGATCGGCTTGGCGCGCAGGTTGGCCGCGTGGTGCGCGGGACGGGAGCGGGGGCGGCTGAGGTGGCGAACCGTCGGAGGAGGTCACCACCTCATCATGCCAGTTCAGGGGACCCCAAGCCGGGACAGGGCGCAGCGAACAAAATAAAAATAAAAAACGGTCCCGGGCTGATGCCCGGGACCGTCATTCTGTGACCCCAGCGGGATTCGAACCCGCGTTACCGCCGTGAGAGGGCAGCGTACTAGGCCGCTATACGATGGGGCCGCGTACTTCCAGGAAGCTGACGCTTCCAACCGGCTTTTGGCCGGCGCGCTCAGTGATTATTTCATACACTCAGCACGAGTTTCAAATCGGAAACCGTTCTGAAACCCCTGGTCATCAGCAATATTTCAGCGTCTAAACCAGAGCTGGGATACCAGGACTCGAACCTAGAATGACGGTACCAGAAACCGTAGTGTTGCCAATTACACCATATCCCAATGACACTTCGGGCCGGAGTTTTAGGCTTCAACCTGCGCTCCGTGCGCCTCAGCACGAGAAATTACTCTACCCGAGACTTCTGGATGGCACAAATCGGCCAATCCGGACGGCATGTCGAGGCCGCGGGTCCCGCTCGCCCGGCGCTGCACGGAACAGAGGTCGGACCGGACACCCTTGCCAACGGCACCATCGTAAGTTTACTCTCGGTAAGTTACTGACTAGTAACAACCAGTCGAGAGGATTCATCCGTGCCACAGAGTCGTGCCGCAGCTTCCACCCTGACCACCGCCCGTTCCCGGACGCAAAAGGTAGCTATCGCAGTCCTAGCGCTTATGCTCGTCGCAGTTCTTGGCTTCTACACGCTGGTCACCGGCCGGATCACGGACGGATCCGCCAAGCTACGGGACGGTGCAGGGCAGGCGGCCGCAGGGGCTGAGCAGCTCAAGGATGGCGCCGGTCAACTCGCCAGCGGCGCAGGGAAGGCCGGCGACGGTGCCGGCAAACTGTCCTCAGGCGCCAACAAAGTGCTCCTCGGGGTCACTGAAAAGCTCGCCCCGGGCGCCGAAAGGCTGGAAGCCGGTGCCAGCCAGCTCACCGCCGGCGCAGTCAGGATTGAGACCGATGTGAACAATAAACTCGCGCCGGGTGTGTACAAGGTGGATGATGGCGCCCGCAAGCTAGCCTCCGGAGCCTCCCAGCTGGCTGCAGCCCTGACAGCTACTGCTGCAGGAAATGCCGAGAACAATCTTGCTGACGGCGCCAACGCCCTGGACGCAGGCGCGGCGAGGCTTGCTGCGGGAGCAGGGGATCTGGCCGCGGGAACGGGACAGCTGAAGGGCTACCGGGGAGCCAACAATTCCCCCGAGGCAGGCACCGGCACCGCCGCGTTGGCCCAGGCCCTCGAACTTCTTGAGGCCGCCGCCTCGGATCCGCTGCAGGGCTTGGTTCCACTGGCTGTTGTCAAGGACAAGATCGCCAAAATAACGGCCGGAGCCCATAAGCTCGACGCCGGCGCGACCGCCCTGCAGGAAGGCGCCGGCAAACTGCGTGACGGCTCAGCGCAGCTGCACGCCGGAACGGGCCGCCTCACCGCCGGCTTCGCCACGCTGGGCGAAAAGCTCAACAGCCGGGATCCTGCCAATCCGGGTGTTGTCCTGGGCACCGAATTGCTGGCCGCCGGAACATCGCAGATCCGGGTAGGCATGGATGGTGTTCCCGGCAATCCTGAGCGTCCGGGCCTGATCAAAGCGGTCGCGCAAATTACCGAGGGCAGCTCGCGGCTGGCTGAGGGGACCACCGTGCTGAACTCCGGCATCAAAGGCGATCCCGCAGACCCGGCGAACCCCGGACTCCTGAAGGGTTCACAAGCTGTGGCCGCCGGCGCTTCGGAGCTTTCCACTGGCAACACCCGGCTCGCGTCCGGATCCACGGAACTGGCCTCGGGGGCGGAGAACCTTGCGGACGGGAGCGCCCGGATCGCAGATGGAACCGAGACCCTGTACACGAGCGCGGCCGCGGTGTCCCCGGCCAACGCAGTGGGTAAGTCCGATACTGCCGTGGCACTCGCACTGGTGGGTGTGCTGGTGGTCGGCTCCATCGGGGCCTACCTGGTGCTCCGGAACCGGCGACGGGTCCTGCCCATCCGTGCTTGAGGACGGAAGCTAGTCCAGCAGCTGAGACAGCGAACTGACCTCGTGACCCTCAAAAGAGGGCACGGTCTCCCCCGCTCTGTTGAGCCACACGCCCACCAGCCCCGCCGCCGTCGACCCTTCAGCGTCCAGCAGCCTGTTGTCGCCCACGTAGAGGGTCTCCTGCGCGGAGGTCCCCAGGAGCCGGACGCCTTCGAGGTAGATCGCAGGCTCGGGCTTGGCCGCACCGACGGTATCGGTGCCAACCAGACGGCCCACGCGTTCCAGCCCCGCGCTGTCCAGCTTTGCCCGCTGGTAGTCGTGCACGTTGTTGCTGACGGCACCGTAGGGGATGCCAGCAGCATCCAGCACGTCAAGGAGCGGAAGCACGTCCTCAAAAGCGCGGACCAGCGCGGGCTGCAGCTCACTGTAGGCACTCAGCCAGCGGTGCGACTCCTCGCCCTCGGCAAGTTCCACCCCGAAGTGGCCCAAAGCGGCCCGCCCCCGCAGCAGCCGCTGGTCGTTGAACGTCAGCTCCCCTGCCAGGTAGCGGTCGTAGTAATGCGTGGTTTCGTGCGTGAAGATCCTGCCAAAACGATCCCACCCGGACTGGTCCAGACCGGGCAGCAGATGTTCGCTGACCTCGCGCAGGGCGGTGGTCATGGCATACTCCAGGTCAACCAGGGTGTCGTCGATGTCGAAGAGGACACCCCGGATGGTCCCGAAGCGGGTGGTCAGGGAGCTGCCAACAGCCGTGCCTGTCATGACCGTCAGCCGCGGAACGTGCGGAGCCGGGCCAGGGACGAATCCTTGCCCAGGATCACCATGGACTCAAACAGGGGCGGTGAAATCCGGCGCCCGGAGACGGCAGTGCGCACCGGCCCAAACGCCAGCCGGGGCTTGATTCCCAGGTCCTCCACCAGCGCCTGCTTCAGGGCCCCCTGGATGTTCTCCGGGGTCCACTCCGCTACGGGTTCGAGGGCCGCCAGGGCGGCGTCCAGAACCTCGGTCAGGTTGGCCGGCAGGCCCTTGCGGGCGTCATCGGCGACGTCAATGGCATCATCGGCCTTGAACAGGAACCCCAGCATCTCAGGTGCTTCACCCAGCAGCGTGACGCGTTCCTGGATCAGGGGTGCGGCTTCCGTGAGGATCTCCTCCTGGCGTGCCGTGAGCTGCTCCCCGACAAAACCGGCGGCGCGCAGGTACGGGACAAGCCTGCCGCGGAAGTCCTCCGGGTTGAGCATGCGGATGTGCGTGCCGTTGATGGCCTCCGCCTTTTTGATATCAAAACGCGCCGGGTTTGCCAGCACATCCTTGACATCAAAGTTTTCGATCAGCTGATCCACCGTGAAGATGTCCTCGTCCGCGGAGAGGCTCCAGCCCAGCAGCGAGAGGTAGTTCAGCAGGCCCTCCGGGATGAAGCCCCGGTCGCGCAGCAGGAACAGGTTGGACTGCGGGTCACGCTTGGAGAGCTTCTTGTTCCCCTCCCCCATGACGTACGGGAGGTGGCCGAACAGCGGCAGGTAGCTGGCGACGCCGATTTCGATGAGGTACCGGATCAGCACCACCTGGCGGGGCGTGGAGGAGAGCAGGTCTTCACCGCGCAGCACATGGGTGATCCCCATCAGTGCATCGTCCACGGGGTTGACCAGCGTATACAGCGGTGACCCGTCGGCCCGGACAATGACGTAATCCGGGATGCTGCCGGCTTTGAACGTGATGTCGCCGCGGACCAGGTCCGTGAACACTACGTCCTCATCAGGCATGCGGACGCGCAGCACGGGTTTGCGGCCCTCGGCCTTGAACGCTGCCAACTGCTCCTCGGTGAGTTCACGGTCGAAGTTGTCGTAGCCGAGCTTGGGGTCGCGGCCGGCGGCGCGGTGGCGCGCTTCGACTTCTTCCGGGGAGGAATAGCATTCGTAGGCGTAACCGGCCTCAAGGAGCTTCGCGACAACGTCCTTGTAGAGGTCCAGCCGCTGCGACTGCCGGTACGGCTCATGCGGGCCGCCCACCTCCACGCCCTCTTCCCAGGAGATTCCCAGCCACTTCAGGGCCTCCAACAGCTGCTGGTAGCTCTCCTCCGAGTCACGTGCCGGGTCCGTATCCTCGATCCGGAACACAAACGTGCCCTTGGTGTGCTTGGCGTGGGCCCAGTTGAACAATGCCGTCCGGATCAGCCCCACGTGCGGAGTCCCGGTAGGCGAGGGGCAAAACCGGACGCGCACCGGGGTATCGGCAGTGACGGACGGGACGGAGGCAGCAGTCGACGCAGAAGCAGTAGTCATAGTGGCTTCAACTTTACCGCTTGCCGCGCAGTCTCCTGGCCCGGCTGGCCAGCATGAACCGCGTCAGGAAGTAACCCGCCAGCACAATGCCTGCCCCTGCGAACACCAGCCCCAGCCAAACGGGCACGCCCAGCCAATGCACGGCACGCGCGGCCATCAAGAAGGTTCCGATGGAACCGGCAGCAAGGAGCAGAAAGGACCGGACAGCGCCCGTCTTGGACTGGCGCGGCCGCGTGGTAGCCCACGCCGCGGGGCTGGAAGGGACCCTTCGCATACGTCCGGGACCTGGTTTTAGCGGCGGACCACCGGGTTGGACAGGCGCCCGATGCCTTCGATCTCTACCTCATACCGGTCGCCGGCCTGGACAAGTCCAACGCCCGCCGGGGTGCCGGTCATGATGACGTCGCCGGGCAGCAGGGTAAAGGCCCGCGAGACGATGGAGACGAGCTCCCGGACGCCGCGGATCATCTGGCTGGTGCTGCCGTCCTGGCGCAGCTCGCCGTTCAGGCGGCCCTGGATCTGCAGGTCCTCGGTGTCCAGTTCGGTTTCGATCCACGGGCCCAGCGGCGCCGAGGTGTCAAAACCCTTGGCCCGGGCCCACTGCAGGTCCGTCTTCTGCACGTCGCGCGCCGTGAGGTCGTTGCCGCAGGTGTAGCCGAAGATGACGTCGTCGACGCGCTCCTCCGGGACGTCCTTGCAGATCCGGCCGATGACCACGCACAGCTCGGCTTCGAAGGAAACTTCCTCCGAGAACTCCGGCAGCACAATGGGATCGTTGGGTCCGACGACGGCGGTGTTGGGCTTCAGGAACAGCAGCGGCTGGGCCGGGACTTCGTTGCCCAGCTCGGCGGCGTGCTCCACGAAGTTGCGGCCCACGCCGATGACCTTGCTGCGGGGGATGATGGGGGCCAGGAGCCGCACATCCTCAAGCTTGTGCTTGACGTGGGTGCGCTCGACACCGTTGAAGAACGGGTCGCCGTGGATGACAGTGATCTCCTCACTGCCGGACTCGCCTTCAACAACGCCATAGAGGGGATCAGAATCGACTACAAACCGGGCAATACGCATGGTGAACAGCCTACAGTCTTGACCTGTTGCCCTTTGCTCGGGTCAGCCGTCCGGTCAGGCGCCGGACCGTCCACGGAGGTAATCCAGCTGGGCAGCCACCGACATCTCGGCGGCCCGCCTGACGGAAGGATCGACGTCGGCGTACACCGCGTCCGTCACCGCCGGCACGCTGGCGTCCGGGCCAAGTCCGGTGAGGGCTGCGCGGATCTGCGCGAGCCGTTCGAGCCGATGTGCCCGGTAGGCCCCGGTGACGGCCTCCAAGGAAGGGAGCACCGGCCCGTGCGCCGGCAGGACAGCAGCCCCGCCGAGGGCTTCCAGCCGGTCCAAGGACGTAAGGTAATCGCCCAGTGCGCCGTCCGGGTAATCCAGCACGGTGGTCCCCCGGCCCAGGATGGTATCGCCAGTCAGCACCGTGCCGTGTGGCCCGTCGCCGGGCAGGTGGAAGCACACCGAATCCGAGGTGTGCCCCGGCGTGGCCACCACCTGAAGGGAAATCCCGGCCGCCTCGATGATCTCACCGTCCCGCAGAGGCTCGCCGCCGTGGCAGTACCGGGGATCCGCAGCCCGCACCGGGGCGCCGGTGAGTTCCCGCAGCCGCACGGACCCCGCAGTGTGGTCTGCGTGGCGGTGCG
The window above is part of the Pseudarthrobacter sp. IC2-21 genome. Proteins encoded here:
- a CDS encoding dynamin family protein, producing the protein MELLEAVREDLAAVSLPLALPEAGQARTEVRNAVAQLDDYILPRYRSLDAPLLAVVGGSTGAGKSTLVNALVGHPVTRSGAIRPTTRQPILLHHPADAGWFEGQRVLPTLSRIRGTVSPEPLPASRAGATPDAEAISSLVLVADPAVPQGIALLDAPDVDSISDDNRRLAGQLLAAADLWVFVTTANRYADAVPWKLLLDASSRDIMVAVVLDRVPAGAEAEVSADLRGLLQKEGLGAARLFVVPETDLNGLGMLPAQSVQPLQLWLRDLAADAAGRSEIARRTLNGTVKALAGRVAGVAEAVQGQERAAASLRADAEAAYRDAVDRILNATKDGALLRGEVLARWQDFVGTGEFFRTLEQNVGRLRDRLGAFFRGEPPPAVRVEVAIETGLQAVILDEAANAGEDTDQRWRSDPAGRALLGTDDLSGTSPGFADGTAAEIRAWQSGLMELIRTEGQEKRTQARWLSFGVNGLGAALMIVVFSMTAGLTGLEIGVAGGTAVVGQRLLEAVFGEDAVRRLAQTARNDLHARCQRLLQAEQRKFLERLPAGGADAAHALADHAAALARLAERP
- a CDS encoding HAD family hydrolase, producing MTGTAVGSSLTTRFGTIRGVLFDIDDTLVDLEYAMTTALREVSEHLLPGLDQSGWDRFGRIFTHETTHYYDRYLAGELTFNDQRLLRGRAALGHFGVELAEGEESHRWLSAYSELQPALVRAFEDVLPLLDVLDAAGIPYGAVSNNVHDYQRAKLDSAGLERVGRLVGTDTVGAAKPEPAIYLEGVRLLGTSAQETLYVGDNRLLDAEGSTAAGLVGVWLNRAGETVPSFEGHEVSSLSQLLD
- the gltX gene encoding glutamate--tRNA ligase translates to MTTASASTAASVPSVTADTPVRVRFCPSPTGTPHVGLIRTALFNWAHAKHTKGTFVFRIEDTDPARDSEESYQQLLEALKWLGISWEEGVEVGGPHEPYRQSQRLDLYKDVVAKLLEAGYAYECYSSPEEVEARHRAAGRDPKLGYDNFDRELTEEQLAAFKAEGRKPVLRVRMPDEDVVFTDLVRGDITFKAGSIPDYVIVRADGSPLYTLVNPVDDALMGITHVLRGEDLLSSTPRQVVLIRYLIEIGVASYLPLFGHLPYVMGEGNKKLSKRDPQSNLFLLRDRGFIPEGLLNYLSLLGWSLSADEDIFTVDQLIENFDVKDVLANPARFDIKKAEAINGTHIRMLNPEDFRGRLVPYLRAAGFVGEQLTARQEEILTEAAPLIQERVTLLGEAPEMLGFLFKADDAIDVADDARKGLPANLTEVLDAALAALEPVAEWTPENIQGALKQALVEDLGIKPRLAFGPVRTAVSGRRISPPLFESMVILGKDSSLARLRTFRG
- a CDS encoding fumarylacetoacetate hydrolase family protein; this encodes MRIARFVVDSDPLYGVVEGESGSEEITVIHGDPFFNGVERTHVKHKLEDVRLLAPIIPRSKVIGVGRNFVEHAAELGNEVPAQPLLFLKPNTAVVGPNDPIVLPEFSEEVSFEAELCVVIGRICKDVPEERVDDVIFGYTCGNDLTARDVQKTDLQWARAKGFDTSAPLGPWIETELDTEDLQIQGRLNGELRQDGSTSQMIRGVRELVSIVSRAFTLLPGDVIMTGTPAGVGLVQAGDRYEVEIEGIGRLSNPVVRR
- a CDS encoding MBL fold metallo-hydrolase, whose product is MTSASSPVLQRSSAFSQFILAPNPGPMSLDGTNSYVISAPDAGASVVVDPGPADEGHLRRLAAVGGVELILVTHRHADHTAGSVRLRELTGAPVRAADPRYCHGGEPLRDGEIIEAAGISLQVVATPGHTSDSVCFHLPGDGPHGTVLTGDTILGRGTTVLDYPDGALGDYLTSLDRLEALGGAAVLPAHGPVLPSLEAVTGAYRAHRLERLAQIRAALTGLGPDASVPAVTDAVYADVDPSVRRAAEMSVAAQLDYLRGRSGA